Proteins encoded together in one Carya illinoinensis cultivar Pawnee chromosome 3, C.illinoinensisPawnee_v1, whole genome shotgun sequence window:
- the LOC122304563 gene encoding zinc finger BED domain-containing protein RICESLEEPER 2-like, which translates to MLESAIFYRRAFSYLELTDCNFKHCPSNDEWNKVEKIKSLLSVFYEAICDFSGTKYPTTNLYFPAVFLIYFTLKRHYEGEDDYMKRISRQMLTKFEKYWSEFNVLLAIAIILDLRFKLHFVDFSYTKLYGDCSIEFMNVRTKMKSLLMEYSSSSIPTCSTMTSESNVSRVESEFLVNKQEFDSFRHDNLSAHLHKSQLDLYLDEARADRNAKIDIFSFWKGNEFRYPDFSYMARDILSVSVSTVAFESTFNVGGRIIDQFRSALKSDIVEVLVCTRDGYMAMSKSLIFFYPHYIMDIEALASGGDIITRVPVMRLKKLKE; encoded by the exons ATGCTTGAGAGTGCTATTTTTTATCGCCGTGCCTTTAGCTATTTGGAGTTGACCGATTGCAATTTTAAACATTGTCCATCAAATGATGAGTGGAACAAAGTGGAGAAGATTAAAAGTTTATTGAGTGTTTTTTATGAAGCCATTTGCGACTTTTCTGGGACAAAATACCCTACAACCAATCTCTACTTTCCAGCAgtgtttttgatttattttacattaaagcGGCACTATGAGGGTGAAGATGACTACATGAAGAGAATATCTCGTCAAATGCTTActaagtttgagaaatattggtCTGAGTTCAATGTGTTGTTGGCTATAGCAATTATATTGGATCTTCGATTCAAGcttcattttgttgatttttcttatacaaaGCTTTATGGAGATTGTTCTATTGAGTTTATGAATGTTCGGACCAAAATGAAATCTCTTTTAATGGAATATAGTTCTTCTAGTATTCCCACATGTTCTACCATGACTTCTGAAAGCAATGTTAGTAGAGTGGAAAGTGAGTTCTTAGTTAATAAACAA gaatttgattcatttagaCATGATAATCTTAGTGCCCATTTGCACAAAAGTCAATTGGATCTTTATTTGGATGAAGCTAGGGCAGATAGAAATGCAAAGATTgacattttttccttttggaaaGGGAATGAATTTCGTTATCCTGATTTTTCTTATATGGCTCGTGATATTTTGAGTGTTTCAGTTTCTACAGTTGCTTTTGAATCTACTTTTAATGTTGGTGGACGTATCATTGATCAGTTTAGGAGTGCACTAAAATCAgatattgttgaagtattagtctGCACAAGAGATGGTTATATGGCGATGAGCaag tctctcataTTCTTCTATCCTCACTATATAATGGACATCGAAGCTCTAGCTTCTGGTGGAGATATCATCACTAGAGTCCCTGTCATGAGGTTGAAGAAGTTAAAGGAGTAA